Proteins encoded together in one Impatiens glandulifera chromosome 1, dImpGla2.1, whole genome shotgun sequence window:
- the LOC124921324 gene encoding MYB-like transcription factor EOBII has product MDKKPCNSVVDVEVRKGPWTMEEDMILINYIANHGEGVWNSLARSAGLKRTGKSCRLRWLNYLRPDVRRGNITAEEQLLIMELHAKWGNRWSKIAKHLPGRTDNEIKNFWRTRIQKHVKQAENSNPLMQGYEHNDHNANSSASTSTSQMSGIVGHNQQHEHHANDNYSIQPCAENMETSFPTTNFSTGWNDNNWSMEDLWNMQLLNGGE; this is encoded by the exons ATGGATAAGAAACCATGTAACTCAGTAGTAGATGTGGAAGTTAGAAAAGGACCATGGACCATGGAAGAGGACATGATCCTCATCAACTACATCGCTAACCACGGAGAAGGCGTTTGGAACTCTCTTGCTCGATCTGCTG GTTTGAAAAGAACCGGAAAAAGTTGTAGACTGAGGTGGTTGAACTATCTCCGACCGGATGTGCGAAGAGGTAATATCACTGCTGAAGAGCAACTCTTAATCATGGAACTGCATGCCAAGTGGGGAAACAg ATGGTCAAAAATTGCAAAACATTTACCGGGAAGAACTGATAACGAAATAAAAAACTTTTGGAGAACTCGGATTCAAAAGCATGTCAAGCAAGCAGAGAATTCCAATCCACTTATGCAAGGTTATGAGCACAATGACCACAATGCTAACTCAAGTGCTAGCACGAGCACAAGTCAAATGTCTGGTATTGTGGGTCACAATCAACAACATGAGCATCACGCGAATGATAATTATTCGATCCAGCCATGTGCCGAAAACATGGAAACTAGCTTTCCAACAACTAATTTCTCTACTGGATGGAATGATAATAATTGGAGCATGGAAGATCTTTGGAATATGCAGTTGCTCAATGGTGGCGAGTAG